In Desulforegulaceae bacterium, the following are encoded in one genomic region:
- a CDS encoding CerR family C-terminal domain-containing protein, with the protein MDIVEINDTKRKIMEAAGEIFAQKGFNSTTIREICNSAGTHVGSVNYHFKDKKNLYEEVLQHTHISALKKYPPDLGLKKNSSPEDKLRAYINSMLLRILDDGFPAWHGKLMAQEFANPTNVVHKIIEKSIKPSQQYLASIVREILGIEKENKNEIAVFLCTISIVGQCLQFFKGKEVIEGLCPKDFNTKDIEMLTNQITLFSLGGIQEVKKEINKKNN; encoded by the coding sequence ATGGATATAGTTGAAATAAACGACACTAAAAGAAAAATTATGGAAGCTGCAGGAGAAATTTTTGCTCAAAAAGGCTTCAATTCTACAACTATCAGAGAAATCTGTAATAGTGCCGGCACCCACGTTGGTTCGGTAAACTACCATTTCAAGGATAAAAAAAATCTTTACGAGGAAGTACTCCAACATACACATATCTCAGCTTTGAAAAAATACCCTCCAGATTTGGGACTTAAAAAAAACTCATCACCTGAAGACAAACTCAGGGCCTATATAAATTCAATGCTTTTAAGAATCCTTGATGATGGTTTCCCTGCCTGGCATGGTAAATTAATGGCTCAGGAGTTTGCAAATCCTACAAATGTTGTTCACAAAATCATTGAAAAATCTATCAAACCTTCCCAGCAATATCTTGCATCAATAGTAAGAGAAATTCTGGGAATTGAAAAAGAAAACAAAAATGAAATAGCGGTTTTTTTATGCACAATCAGTATTGTTGGTCAATGCCTTCAGTTTTTCAAGGGAAAGGAAGTGATTGAAGGGCTTTGTCCCAAAGATTTCAACACAAAAGATATTGAAATGCTTACAAATCAAATCACTTTATTCTCCCTTGGAGGAATTCAGGAAGTAAAAAAAGAGATTAACAAAAAAAACAATTAA
- a CDS encoding efflux RND transporter periplasmic adaptor subunit: MKPEKKMSNFLTCAFSVILISAALVITGCSKPEDQQGQPQGYGQIPKVTYVTIKPQSVELTTELPARTSAYLVSEIKPQVNGIIQKRFFEEGADVEEGQILYKIDDAPFKAALKAAKATLDKAKASLPPIKSMEARYKRLLSGKAISQQQYDDVKSELDQVLAQIRYLEAEVDRAEINLGYTDVKAPISGRIGKSLVTVGALVTGYQPTPLTTIHKFDPIYVDAAQSTSDMLRLRENLESKAIQKNEDENKVNIILENGKSHAIEGKFKFRDVIVDPNTGSSLLRIVVPNPSRILLPGMYVRAVLQEGIAENAILAPQEGVARTPKGEPFSYIVSEKGEIELRMLTINRAINNKWLIIDGLSDGDKVVVEGRSKIRAGAIVEGSEFKPQ, encoded by the coding sequence ATGAAGCCTGAAAAAAAGATGAGTAATTTTTTAACCTGTGCTTTCAGTGTTATTCTGATTTCAGCAGCTCTGGTTATTACCGGGTGTTCAAAACCCGAAGATCAACAAGGTCAACCCCAAGGCTATGGTCAGATTCCAAAAGTAACCTATGTAACAATCAAGCCTCAGTCTGTAGAGCTTACAACTGAGCTTCCGGCAAGAACATCGGCTTACCTTGTTTCGGAAATCAAACCCCAGGTTAACGGAATTATTCAAAAAAGATTTTTTGAAGAAGGAGCAGATGTAGAAGAAGGTCAGATTTTATATAAAATTGATGACGCTCCTTTCAAGGCTGCTCTTAAGGCAGCAAAAGCTACTCTTGACAAAGCAAAAGCAAGCCTTCCTCCGATTAAATCAATGGAAGCCAGATACAAAAGACTTTTAAGTGGTAAAGCCATAAGCCAGCAGCAATATGACGATGTAAAGTCCGAACTTGATCAAGTTCTTGCTCAAATAAGGTATCTTGAAGCAGAAGTTGACAGGGCCGAAATTAATCTTGGATACACAGATGTTAAAGCTCCAATTTCAGGAAGAATCGGAAAATCCCTTGTTACTGTTGGTGCTCTTGTTACAGGATATCAGCCTACACCCTTAACAACAATTCACAAATTTGATCCAATTTATGTTGATGCTGCCCAGTCAACCTCAGATATGCTAAGGCTTAGGGAAAACCTAGAGTCTAAAGCAATTCAAAAAAATGAGGATGAAAATAAAGTAAATATTATTCTTGAAAATGGTAAATCCCATGCAATTGAAGGCAAATTTAAATTTAGGGATGTAATAGTTGATCCAAACACAGGTTCAAGCTTGCTTAGAATTGTTGTGCCAAATCCTTCAAGAATACTTCTTCCAGGTATGTATGTTAGAGCTGTTCTTCAAGAAGGTATTGCAGAAAATGCCATTCTTGCTCCCCAGGAAGGTGTTGCAAGAACACCTAAAGGAGAACCATTTTCTTATATAGTAAGTGAAAAAGGGGAAATTGAGTTAAGAATGCTTACAATAAACCGGGCAATCAACAACAAATGGCTTATAATTGATGGCCTTTCAGATGGTGACAAAGTTGTTGTGGAAGGTCGTTCAAAAATAAGAGCAGGAGCCATTGTTGAGGGTAGTGAATTTAAACCCCAATAA